In Leptospira congkakensis, a single window of DNA contains:
- a CDS encoding efflux RND transporter permease subunit has translation MNLAKLSIQRPVFIACTVILIVVVGLVSFGKLGVENFPDMNIPTISVSVTYPGAAPNEIETLVAKPIEDELSTISGLKKIRSICNEGSAVIVAEFTSETVISYAEQQIRDKVAFAKKKIPAEVDEPVIKRLDPADQPILSISIQSELDDNEFYDFASETIKQRLISVSNVGSIDIIGGRKKEIWVELDRNKLKSRNLSASQVSQKIAAGGANIPAGKIRGEQSDLSFRTINEYRSFDEIRNVPISFMNNEIPVQLSDVARVVEASEEVTSLAYWNGKPALFLLVYKQSGSNSVQVAESVKKKVSDLQKEFPNVTFDYYNDSSKVVKDNVWDVEESIYIGIALTIIVVLFFLGSVRSTLITGLALPTSLLGSFILMNLAGFTINQMTLLAMSLAVGLLIDDAIVVRENIHRHKEMGKDSKQAALDGTKEVTLAVLATTFAILAVFGPIAFIDGVIGQILRPFGLTVCFALLISLYDALTIAPMMSAYFGGEHDPNKVPGRIEKILSVPLRAFDKFQDKLTNVYVKTLEVSTKHPLFVLAIAVFIFVSSIFISKTLKSEFIPTQDLGQFTVTFELPPGASVDATKELNEKVSNLLRSQKEVYLTAGYVKQNKIDIYVELVSSKQRKLNTPQFKEYTRKELVPYSYAKPIVKNFDAIGGGQRSFSFVITGNDAEKVESYSKLVFEKIKKIPDLTDPDISLREGAPEFKIVPKGDQIVKLGVNPQSLGKELRTIVEGDTSAVFREKNLEYDIRVRMLDDQRNIEKNFSQVVVPNINGYLVPLSLVTSGVSTTGPATIQRQNRSRSVEISADTNPNGRGSGYAMTELQRILKEDLPLPEGIKVSYSGQTENLESTGKNMAIALGLGVVFIYLVLASLYESFIIPISILVVIPLAMTGAFWGLFLTGKAMDIFANIGMILLFGLATKNSILLIDFAKDLQNTGVDTRTALIEAGRARLRPILMTSIALIAGMLPVAIGLNEASKQRTSMGVTVIGGLISSTILTLYVIPAVYQYITRLIDSMSKKKK, from the coding sequence ATGAATTTAGCGAAATTATCCATACAAAGACCAGTATTCATAGCGTGTACTGTCATTCTAATTGTAGTCGTTGGGCTTGTTAGTTTCGGCAAACTAGGTGTCGAAAACTTTCCCGATATGAATATTCCAACCATTTCAGTTAGTGTTACTTATCCAGGAGCAGCGCCAAACGAAATAGAAACTTTGGTTGCAAAACCAATTGAAGATGAACTCTCCACTATTTCTGGATTAAAAAAAATAAGATCCATTTGTAATGAAGGTTCTGCTGTGATTGTTGCTGAATTTACTTCTGAAACGGTCATTAGTTATGCGGAACAACAAATTAGGGATAAGGTTGCTTTTGCTAAGAAAAAAATTCCAGCAGAAGTGGACGAACCTGTCATCAAACGATTGGATCCCGCTGACCAGCCAATTTTGAGTATCTCCATTCAATCTGAATTGGATGATAATGAGTTTTATGACTTTGCTTCTGAAACCATAAAACAAAGATTAATCTCTGTTTCGAATGTAGGTTCCATCGATATTATTGGTGGCCGAAAAAAAGAAATTTGGGTAGAACTTGATCGAAACAAATTAAAATCGCGAAATTTATCTGCATCACAAGTTTCACAAAAAATCGCTGCAGGTGGTGCTAACATTCCTGCTGGAAAAATTCGTGGTGAACAATCCGATTTATCGTTTCGAACCATCAATGAGTATCGAAGTTTTGATGAAATTCGAAATGTTCCCATTAGTTTTATGAACAATGAGATTCCCGTTCAGTTGTCCGATGTAGCTCGAGTGGTGGAAGCTTCTGAAGAAGTAACCTCTCTTGCTTATTGGAATGGAAAACCTGCGTTGTTTTTATTAGTTTATAAACAATCCGGATCTAACTCTGTTCAAGTGGCTGAGTCGGTAAAAAAGAAAGTATCAGATTTACAAAAGGAATTTCCGAATGTTACTTTTGATTATTATAATGATTCTTCTAAAGTAGTAAAAGATAATGTTTGGGACGTAGAGGAATCAATTTATATTGGGATAGCACTGACCATTATAGTTGTTTTGTTTTTTTTGGGGAGTGTACGTTCTACATTAATCACTGGTCTTGCTCTTCCTACATCTTTGTTAGGCTCTTTTATTCTTATGAACCTCGCTGGATTTACGATCAATCAAATGACATTACTCGCCATGTCTCTCGCGGTAGGATTACTCATTGATGATGCCATTGTTGTAAGAGAAAATATTCATAGACATAAGGAAATGGGTAAAGATAGCAAACAAGCAGCCTTAGATGGAACAAAAGAGGTAACTCTTGCGGTTCTTGCCACGACGTTTGCCATTCTTGCCGTTTTTGGTCCTATTGCATTTATTGATGGAGTGATTGGACAAATTTTACGTCCCTTTGGGCTCACTGTTTGTTTTGCCTTGTTAATTTCATTATATGATGCCTTGACCATTGCTCCAATGATGTCTGCATACTTTGGTGGCGAACACGATCCCAACAAAGTACCAGGTAGAATTGAAAAAATTCTTTCTGTTCCCCTTCGTGCCTTTGATAAGTTTCAAGATAAACTTACCAATGTATATGTAAAAACATTGGAAGTTTCAACAAAACATCCATTATTCGTTTTGGCTATTGCTGTGTTTATATTTGTCAGTAGTATATTTATATCAAAAACTTTAAAATCTGAGTTCATTCCTACTCAAGATTTGGGTCAGTTTACTGTTACTTTTGAATTGCCACCTGGTGCCAGTGTCGATGCCACAAAAGAGCTAAACGAAAAGGTAAGTAATCTCCTTCGATCCCAAAAAGAGGTGTATTTAACTGCTGGTTATGTGAAACAAAATAAAATTGATATTTATGTGGAACTTGTTTCTTCAAAACAAAGAAAATTAAACACTCCACAATTTAAAGAATACACTAGAAAAGAACTCGTTCCTTATTCGTATGCAAAACCTATTGTAAAAAACTTTGACGCGATTGGTGGAGGGCAAAGATCTTTTTCCTTTGTCATTACCGGAAATGATGCAGAGAAAGTTGAATCTTATAGCAAATTAGTTTTTGAAAAAATTAAAAAAATTCCAGACCTAACTGATCCAGACATTAGTTTGCGTGAAGGAGCTCCTGAGTTTAAAATTGTTCCCAAAGGTGATCAAATTGTAAAACTAGGAGTGAATCCTCAATCTTTGGGTAAGGAACTTAGAACTATTGTAGAAGGTGATACTTCCGCAGTATTCCGAGAAAAGAATCTTGAATATGATATTCGTGTTCGTATGTTAGATGATCAAAGGAACATTGAAAAGAATTTTAGCCAAGTGGTGGTTCCGAATATCAACGGTTATTTGGTGCCTCTTTCGCTTGTGACTTCCGGTGTTTCCACTACAGGACCTGCCACTATCCAAAGACAAAACAGAAGTCGTTCGGTGGAAATATCTGCTGATACAAATCCTAATGGGAGAGGTTCTGGATATGCAATGACAGAACTGCAAAGGATTCTGAAAGAAGACTTACCTTTGCCTGAGGGGATTAAAGTTTCTTACAGTGGGCAAACAGAGAATCTAGAATCGACAGGAAAAAACATGGCCATTGCTCTTGGATTGGGAGTTGTGTTTATTTATCTGGTGCTTGCATCCTTATATGAAAGTTTTATCATTCCTATTTCGATACTTGTGGTGATTCCATTGGCGATGACGGGGGCATTTTGGGGATTGTTTCTAACAGGAAAGGCTATGGATATTTTTGCCAACATTGGAATGATTTTACTTTTTGGATTGGCTACCAAAAATTCGATTCTTCTCATTGATTTTGCAAAAGACCTACAAAATACTGGAGTGGATACTAGGACTGCACTCATTGAAGCAGGCAGGGCAAGACTCCGGCCTATTCTTATGACATCTATTGCACTCATTGCAGGTATGTTACCGGTTGCCATTGGTTTAAATGAAGCATCCAAACAGAGAACCAGTATGGGTGTAACAGTCATTGGAGGATTAATTTCTTCTACCATTTTGACGTTATATGTGATTCCTGCTGTTTATCAGTACATTACACGTTTGATTGATTCGATGAGTAAAAAAAAGAAGTGA
- a CDS encoding TolC family protein — translation MFPKQMLDTQFSTTTNRLMAFAFALLTFSGPILAKEPAKANSLRMDDILRMAWENQVSLQTLKLQLKTTNYEWEKANGAYAWTAEAKGTAKNTTNFNLPQYAIQGTRITDNSLQAGINKKFNTGTSLGIAVIDNRFETNAGKTQSSSGFSSFAQPSYHFATVGINISQDLLKNFFGYQDKLKLASARRSSSIQRLNTLDSLSKSLVNSLIEFWNLSLAEEVLETNTSLLGNAKLIRDIYSKKANFGFDTTGDIHQWNSIVLSANSAVKNSELERNKNRRDLLASLGKEPDESFSFLPVLNEEKLEVTSNYEEEVLSALEKRYDVRASLLQLKNSEDNLKSADNGLLPKFSVGGTYNFKNYDQQFPQDFYGILGGRFNQNTAEFKLEYPLGNEIAEAEYKKAESDKRQAQLEWTETQNKVRADLLSKRENLSVSYELFLEAKKNKQESKLFYDKALSAFRNGRGTSLILKNAMDAYVRSQSNHSQSLITYNIAIVQYEISKGTFFEKYSLDPEQLSLLNTEENQ, via the coding sequence ATGTTTCCAAAGCAAATGTTAGACACCCAATTTTCCACTACCACCAATCGGCTTATGGCCTTTGCCTTTGCCCTTCTCACATTTTCAGGTCCAATTTTAGCGAAAGAGCCTGCGAAAGCCAATTCCTTGCGGATGGATGATATTTTGAGGATGGCCTGGGAAAACCAGGTCAGCTTACAAACACTGAAGTTGCAGTTGAAAACCACGAATTACGAGTGGGAAAAGGCGAATGGAGCCTATGCCTGGACCGCTGAAGCGAAGGGGACTGCCAAAAACACAACCAACTTCAACTTACCACAGTATGCCATCCAAGGAACAAGGATTACGGATAACAGCTTACAGGCGGGGATTAATAAAAAGTTTAATACGGGGACATCGCTTGGAATCGCAGTCATCGACAACCGATTTGAAACTAACGCTGGTAAAACACAGAGTTCTAGTGGGTTTTCTAGTTTTGCGCAACCATCTTACCATTTTGCGACTGTGGGAATCAATATTAGCCAAGATCTTTTGAAAAACTTTTTTGGTTACCAAGATAAATTAAAATTAGCAAGTGCTAGGCGATCATCCTCGATCCAACGACTGAATACACTTGATTCATTGTCCAAAAGTTTGGTAAACTCGTTAATTGAGTTTTGGAATTTGAGTTTAGCGGAAGAGGTTTTAGAAACAAACACATCTTTACTCGGCAATGCAAAATTGATTCGTGATATCTATTCCAAAAAAGCAAACTTTGGATTTGATACTACTGGTGATATTCACCAATGGAATTCGATCGTACTTTCAGCGAACAGTGCTGTTAAAAATTCCGAATTAGAGAGAAATAAAAACAGACGGGATCTACTTGCTTCATTGGGAAAAGAACCAGATGAGAGTTTTTCTTTTTTACCCGTTTTAAATGAAGAGAAGTTAGAAGTAACTTCCAATTATGAAGAAGAAGTATTAAGTGCACTTGAAAAACGATACGATGTAAGAGCTTCTTTATTACAATTAAAGAATTCCGAAGACAATCTAAAGTCGGCAGATAATGGACTGTTACCCAAATTTTCTGTCGGTGGTACGTATAATTTCAAAAATTATGACCAACAATTTCCTCAAGACTTCTATGGAATCCTTGGTGGACGGTTCAATCAAAACACAGCTGAGTTTAAATTAGAGTATCCATTAGGAAATGAAATTGCAGAAGCCGAATACAAAAAAGCAGAATCGGACAAAAGACAAGCTCAGTTGGAGTGGACAGAAACTCAAAACAAAGTTAGAGCCGACTTATTGTCGAAACGGGAAAACTTATCGGTAAGTTATGAACTTTTTTTAGAAGCAAAGAAAAATAAACAAGAGAGTAAACTCTTTTATGATAAGGCATTGTCTGCCTTTCGCAATGGAAGAGGAACTTCTCTAATTCTAAAAAATGCAATGGATGCATACGTAAGATCTCAATCCAATCATTCGCAGTCTTTAATTACTTACAATATAGCAATTGTTCAATATGAAATTTCTAAAGGAACTTTCTTTGAAAAATATTCATTAGATCCAGAACAACTATCTTTATTAAACACAGAGGAAAACCAATGA
- a CDS encoding nuclear transport factor 2 family protein, which produces MITNQLQTETNEDSLRKEFLMMMKNIDEGKASAVEPKFHGEYADNVYIKGNDVLFSSNKTKYIESLKEGKIGGVERTVNIHSIDFLDKFGFVKADLESKVMKFQSMYTFYLEEGGWKMIRAVVVAEKI; this is translated from the coding sequence ATGATCACAAACCAATTACAAACAGAGACAAATGAGGATTCTTTAAGAAAAGAATTTCTTATGATGATGAAGAATATCGATGAAGGTAAGGCTTCTGCAGTAGAACCAAAATTTCATGGCGAATATGCAGATAATGTTTATATCAAAGGAAATGATGTATTGTTTAGTTCCAATAAAACCAAATACATTGAGTCATTAAAAGAAGGAAAAATTGGCGGAGTAGAAAGAACGGTGAATATCCATTCCATTGATTTTTTGGACAAGTTTGGGTTTGTGAAAGCTGACTTGGAAAGTAAGGTAATGAAATTCCAATCGATGTATACATTCTACTTGGAAGAGGGTGGATGGAAAATGATAAGAGCAGTCGTGGTCGCGGAAAAAATATAA
- a CDS encoding MarR family winged helix-turn-helix transcriptional regulator, with amino-acid sequence MLDSFDLENSYAYLIYRTVRSLRRQFMRLATANGLELFPEQWFVLVRLMKQPGCSQSDLGRDFDDRPSMARALRNMEEKGWIKIQANLEDRRKNQVYPTKKGSEIYQLMASVVTEERKRMFKKLSTQDFKTFKRIIDQIYEESMD; translated from the coding sequence ATGTTAGATTCATTTGATTTAGAAAATTCCTATGCATATTTGATTTATAGGACGGTTCGTTCGTTACGTCGCCAATTTATGCGTTTGGCAACGGCGAATGGACTTGAACTTTTTCCGGAACAGTGGTTTGTTCTAGTTCGTTTGATGAAACAACCTGGTTGTAGCCAATCGGATTTGGGTCGGGATTTTGATGATAGACCTTCCATGGCAAGAGCCCTTCGGAATATGGAAGAAAAGGGTTGGATCAAAATCCAAGCGAATCTGGAAGATCGCAGAAAAAATCAAGTGTATCCAACCAAAAAAGGTTCCGAGATTTATCAGTTGATGGCTTCTGTTGTGACGGAGGAAAGAAAACGAATGTTTAAAAAACTATCAACCCAAGATTTTAAAACTTTCAAACGGATTATTGATCAAATTTATGAAGAATCGATGGATTGA
- a CDS encoding ankyrin repeat domain-containing protein — protein MKLSISIFLVLFFLINCASDTVLIKNIKSGDVTQASASIENNSPEWDKEGKFGLTPLHYAAEYGHLDLVKKLIEKGADVNAESGTFSEFGAKEGYQTPLHLAVKYGHIEVAKYLISKGADINARTYRHYTIMTIAWKKGLFSNNSSARGIEEKEKAKQVIEFVSSLNSKLDYSNEPLAAEIISYYPVYFQSIDLFQSYMDRNLNLNCCNRVQAPMLGFYNLNSKDEKVRKLSLEILKEILKKDIDLGILHHKIQTTNRTAFQRIFSYDNPEAKEAQKLLLEKFPDIQKPEFALKKAGREAFYTFADLLFFWWFNLIF, from the coding sequence ATGAAACTAAGTATTTCGATTTTTCTTGTTTTGTTTTTTTTGATCAATTGTGCAAGCGATACAGTTTTAATTAAGAATATTAAGTCAGGAGATGTTACTCAAGCATCTGCGTCGATTGAAAACAATTCACCTGAGTGGGACAAAGAAGGCAAATTTGGATTAACTCCTTTGCATTATGCTGCTGAATATGGGCATTTGGATTTGGTTAAAAAACTAATCGAGAAGGGTGCCGATGTGAATGCCGAGTCAGGAACTTTTTCCGAATTTGGAGCAAAAGAAGGTTATCAAACTCCCTTACATTTGGCGGTTAAGTATGGTCATATAGAAGTTGCAAAGTATTTGATTTCTAAAGGTGCCGATATCAATGCAAGGACTTATCGACATTATACAATCATGACTATCGCTTGGAAAAAAGGTTTGTTTTCTAATAATTCGTCAGCACGAGGAATCGAAGAAAAAGAAAAAGCCAAACAAGTCATTGAGTTTGTATCTTCTTTGAATAGTAAGTTAGATTATTCGAATGAACCATTGGCCGCAGAAATCATAAGTTATTATCCTGTTTATTTTCAATCTATCGATTTGTTTCAATCCTATATGGATAGGAATCTAAATTTGAATTGTTGTAACCGAGTGCAAGCTCCTATGTTAGGATTTTATAATTTAAATTCTAAAGATGAAAAAGTAAGAAAATTATCTTTGGAAATTTTGAAAGAAATATTGAAGAAAGATATTGATTTGGGAATTTTACATCACAAAATCCAAACTACAAATCGAACTGCATTTCAAAGAATTTTCAGTTACGACAACCCCGAAGCGAAAGAGGCTCAGAAATTATTATTAGAAAAATTTCCTGACATTCAAAAACCGGAATTTGCTTTAAAAAAAGCAGGAAGAGAGGCTTTTTATACGTTTGCGGATCTTTTATTTTTTTGGTGGTTTAATTTAATCTTTTAA
- the rnk gene encoding nucleoside diphosphate kinase regulator: MNTKNKIYMTHFDYNRLQSLVLDYKKRNITNNNLKDLLGEMERAQKVDSHSIPPNYVTMNSVIEVKNLEELEFKEFRLVFPEDANTEENKISVLAPIGTAVLGYKTGDVIQWKVPGGENQFQITNIKYQPEANGDFHL, encoded by the coding sequence ATGAATACTAAGAACAAAATCTATATGACTCATTTTGACTATAATCGATTACAATCTTTAGTTTTGGATTATAAAAAGAGAAACATAACAAACAACAATCTAAAAGATCTTTTAGGAGAAATGGAAAGAGCCCAAAAAGTAGACTCTCACTCCATTCCACCTAACTATGTTACAATGAATTCAGTCATTGAAGTTAAAAACTTGGAAGAATTGGAATTTAAAGAATTTCGATTGGTATTCCCTGAAGATGCAAATACCGAAGAAAACAAAATCTCCGTACTGGCACCCATTGGAACAGCAGTTTTAGGTTATAAAACTGGTGATGTCATCCAATGGAAAGTTCCAGGCGGAGAAAACCAATTCCAAATTACAAACATCAAGTATCAACCAGAAGCCAATGGAGATTTCCATCTCTAA